Proteins from one Kazachstania africana CBS 2517 chromosome 1, complete genome genomic window:
- the CAF40 gene encoding CCR4-NOT core subunit CAF40 (similar to Saccharomyces cerevisiae CAF40 (YNL288W); ancestral locus Anc_3.72): protein MFSTAYDPSSNQNNIPLPMGQPANQPMSVRTPNPAAPADSQQSASTTHALDDPNVYHWICQLTYGPQKEQALLELGRKREQFDDLAVVLWSSFGVMTSLLNEIISVYPMLQPTLLSNQLSNRVCNALVLLQCVASHPETKHLFLQAHIPLFLFPFLNTTSRQRTFEYLRLTSLGVIGALVKNDSHDVISFLLRTDIVPLCLRIMESSSELSKTVAIFILQKILLDDIGLQYICATLERFYAVTNVLKGMVEHLTAHTPPGRLLKHIIRCYLRLSDDLEARRLLKVVLPQNLRDNTFTEILKDDVGSKRCLAQLLLTLNEDTQ from the coding sequence atgttttctACAGCTTACGATCCATCTTctaatcaaaataatattccGTTACCAATGGGTCAACCTGCAAACCAACCAATGTCCGTTAGAACACCAAACCCTGCTGCTCCCGCGGATTCTCAACAGTCTGCCTCCACAACACATGCATTGGACGATCCAAACGTTTATCATTGGATTTGTCAATTGACATACGGTCCTCAAAAGGAACAAGCTCTATTGGAATTAGGTCGTAAACGTGAACAATTTGACGATTTAGCTGTCGTACTATGGTCGTCCTTCGGTGTCATGACCTCACTtcttaatgaaattatctCAGTCTATCCAATGTTACAACCaactttattatcaaatcaattgTCTAATAGAGTCTGTAACGCTTTGGTTCTTTTGCAATGTGTTGCTTCACACCCGGAAACGAAACATCTGTTCTTACAAGCTCATATCCCACTGTTTCTGTTCCCATTCTTGAATACTACGTCAAGACAAAgaacttttgaatatttaagACTCACGTCATTGGGTGTCATTGGTGCCCTTGTGAAAAATGATTCTCACGACGTTATAAGCTTTTTATTAAGAACTGATATCGTCCCACTTTGTCTAAGGATAATGGAATCTTCCTCAGAATTATCCAAAACTGTTGCAATCTTCATcctacaaaaaattttattggaTGACATAGGTCTTCAATACATTTGTGCTACTTTAGAAAGGTTCTACGCAGTAACGAACGTTCTAAAAGGTATGGTGGAACATCTTACCGCGCACACCCCACCAGGAAGGCTATTGAAACATATAATCAGATGTTACCTAAGATTAAGCGACGATTTGGAAGCCCGTAGATTGTTAAAGGTCGTTCTACCTCAAAATTTAAGGGACAACACCTTCACTGAGATATTGAAAGACGACGTCGGATCCAAGAGATGTTTGGCTCAATTGTTGCTAACCTTGAATGAAGATACTCAATGA
- the PCL1 gene encoding Pcl1p (similar to Saccharomyces cerevisiae PCL1 (YNL289W); ancestral locus Anc_3.70), whose protein sequence is MSDYSKALRVLMKSPVTQEMITLLVTTTENVMDLKRTYPTPPSSPLYDEEDELPTLREFICKLVEYTHVYTPTLLMTISYLNRLRRILPKGAAGIPSTLHRIFLACLIISAKNHNDSSPLNRHWTKYTDGLFTLEDVNLMERHLLDLLNWNLHVDEKELIHDLKPLLKPMVHVKKSVYDFKRNISVGSNISSSSTLVDSRNNSAIDLKLEYRTEENKSASKATDKRMSWNLEEIMREHNFI, encoded by the coding sequence ATGTCAGACTATTCCAAAGCGTTAAGAGTGTTAATGAAATCGCCAGTGACACAAGAGATGATTACGCTCTTAGTGACGACTACAGAAAATGTGATGGATTTGAAAAGGACGTACCCTACACCACCCAGTTCTCCGCTATACGACGAAGAGGATGAATTGCCTACTTTAAGAGAATTCATCTGTAAATTGGTGGAATATACACATGTTTACACACCAACGTTACTCATGACGATAAGTTATTTGAACAGATTGAGAAGAATTTTGCCTAAGGGTGCTGCTGGGATCCCATCTACGCTGCATCGTATATTTTTAGCATGTTTAATAATAAGTGCCAAGAATCACAATGACTCCTCACCTTTGAATAGGCATTGGACGAAATATACAGATGGATTATTTACATTGGAAGATGTTAATCTAATGGAGAGACATTTATTGGATCTATTAAACTGGAATTTGCACGTGGATGAAAAGGAATTGATTCATGATTTGAAACCATTGTTGAAACCAATGGTTCATGTAAAGAAGAGTGTATACGATTTCAAGAGAAATATCTCGGTGGGATCCAATATAAGTTCTAGTAGTACGCTTGTAGATAGCAGGAACAACAGTGCCATTGATTTGAAGCTCGAGTACAGAACAGAAGAGAACAAATCAGCAAGCAAGGCGACGGACAAGAGAATGAGTTGGAATCTAGAAGAAATAATGCGTGAGCATAACTTTATATAG
- the RFC3 gene encoding replication factor C subunit 3 (similar to Saccharomyces cerevisiae RFC3 (YNL290W); ancestral locus Anc_3.69) encodes MNGSKDRSNLPWVEKYRPVTLDDVYGQKEIVGTVRKFVEEGKLPHLLFYGPPGTGKTSTIIALAREIYGKNYSNMVLELNASDDRGIDVVRNQIKEFASTRQIFSKGFKLIILDEADAMTNAAQNALRRIIEKYTKNTRFCILANYAHKLTPALLSRCTRFRFQPLPSDAIETRIANVLVHENLKLNDTAKRALLDLSKGDMRRVLNVLQASRATLDDPSNEEITDDIIYECVGAPRPEDLETVLKSILEDDWSTAYYTLTKVRTMKGLALIDLIEGIVKILEEYELKNEVTRIELLTRLGDIEYAISKGGNDKIQSSAVIGAIKTSFELEV; translated from the coding sequence ATGAATGGTAGTAAGGATAGGAGTAACTTGCCCTGGGTTGAAAAGTATAGACCTGTTACGTTAGATGATGTGTATGGTCAAAAAGAGATTGTTGGTACGGTAAGAAAGTTTGTTGAAGAAGGGAAGTTACCTCATTTGTTATTCTACGGTCCTCCTGGTACTGGTAAGACATCTACTATCATTGCGCTTGCTAGAGAGATATACGGTAAGAATTATTCGAATATGGTATTAGAATTGAACGCGTCTGATGATAGAGGTATTGATGTTGTGAGGaatcaaatcaaagaatttgCATCCACCAGACAGATTTTCTCGAAGGGGTTCAAGTTGATTATTCTTGATGAAGCAGATGCGATGACGAATGCCGCACAGAATGCGTTGAGACGTATCATTGAGAAATATACAAAGAATACTAGGTTCTGTATTTTGGCGAACTATGCTCATAAATTAACTCCGGCGTTATTGAGTAGATGTACGAGGTTCAGATTCCAACCGTTACCATCTGATGCGATAGAGACAAGAATTGCTAACGTTCTTGTACATGAGaacttgaaattgaatgatacAGCCAAGAGAGCGTTATTAGACTTATCGAAAGGTGATATGAGACGTGTATTAAATGTTTTGCAAGCAAGTAGAGCGACGTTAGACGATCCTTccaatgaagaaatcacAGATGATATTATATACGAATGTGTGGGGGCACCAAGACCAGAGGATTTAGAGACTGTGTTGAAGTCTATATTGGAAGATGATTGGAGTACAGCATACTATACGCTTACGAAAGTGCGTACGATGAAGGGATTGGCTTTGATTGATCTGATCGAAGGTATAGTGAAGATACTGGAGGAGTACGAATTGAAGAATGAGGTGACTAGAATTGAGTTACTGACTAGATTGGGTGATATTGAGTATGCGATTTCTAAAGGTGGTAACGACAAGATTCAAAGCAGTGCGGTGATAGGTGCGATCAAGACCAGTTTCGAGCTGGAAGTATAG